In a genomic window of Helianthus annuus cultivar XRQ/B chromosome 10, HanXRQr2.0-SUNRISE, whole genome shotgun sequence:
- the LOC110882922 gene encoding uncharacterized protein LOC110882922, whose protein sequence is MIEPTGKRQTGTSSASELWSVIEETFFQQLFAKQMQLRTQFQVLKQNDLSIIDYCDKAKHLADSLKVAGDSITDSSLVLQVLHGMNHDFTPIRLNIESGDALPTFHQVRSKLLTYEARLSQQETFNTPVSAMAAMTMRPPH, encoded by the exons ATGATCGAGCCAACTGGGAAAAGGCAGACGG GTACTTCTTCTGCCTCTGAACTATGGTCTGTTATAGAAGAAACATTTTTTCAACAACTATTTGCCAAACAAATGCAATTAAGAACACAATTTCAAGTGTTGAAACAAAATGACCTGTCGATTATTGATTACTGTGATAAAGCCAAACATCTGGCAGATTCGTTAAAAGTTGCTGGTGATTCTATCACTGATTCGTCACTGGTCCTGCAAGTTTTACATGGGATGAATCATGACTTCACTCCAATCCGACTCAATATTGAAAGTGGCGATGCATTACCAACATTCCATCAAGTGAGATCAAAATTACTGACATATGAGGCTCGACTAAGTCAACAAGAGACTTTCAACACACCTGTTAGTGCAATGGCAGCCATGACAATGAGACCACCACATTAG
- the LOC118479335 gene encoding uncharacterized protein LOC118479335, which produces MNGFSNWVGGANGTRGSMGFQDPRNTNSSTLGQPTTPNQFNTNQNQGILGPRPNVSSDGLQIRLHNIMGFGHTSSDSMGSIPSFDTPHFGQSHFNSWAADQTTQHYGFSATLSDLCQTVEAWIPYSGATAHMTSDVSLVHGAVPYTGTENVIVGNDSNRADPPPHAVLSSPTLFLISYCFYVTRDMAFTFRTSV; this is translated from the exons ATGAATGGCTTTTCTAATTGGGTTGGTGGTGCAAATGGTACAAGAGGATCCATGGGATTCCAAGATCCACGTAATACTAATTCATCTACCTTGGGCCAGCCCACTACTCCTAATCAATTTAATACAAATCAAAACCAAGGTATTTTGGGCCCAAGACCAAATGTGTCTTCTGATGGGCTGCAGATCAGACTACACAACATTATGGGCTTTGGCCATACTAGTTCAGACTCAATGGGATCAATTCCATCTTTTGACACGCCACACTTCGGACAATCACATTTTAACTCATGGGCTGCAGATCAGACTACACAACATTATGGGTTCTCTGCTACTTTATCTGACTTATGTCAGACTGTTGAGGCATGGATTCCATACTCGGGTGCTACTGCCCATATGACATCAGATGTTTCTTTGGTTCACGGTGCCGTTCCATACACCGGTACGGAGAATGTTATTGTTGGCAATG ACTCTAACAGGGCAGATCCTCCACCACATGCAGTCTTGTCCTCACCAACTTTATTCCTTATCAGCTATTGCTTCTACGTCACGAGAGATATGGCATTCACATTTAGGACATCCGTCTGA